The following coding sequences lie in one Fusobacterium sp. IOR10 genomic window:
- a CDS encoding GntR family transcriptional regulator, giving the protein MLSGRKNISDYIYESIKEEFVSGGLEFGDKIVELDYCKKLNVSRTPLREAIKKLEIEGIVERSLNGRIKIMDMDEKRIREMAKIRMALEDIILENVGKSDKLDEAIKELKENLRFTKFQIASKNWKEARKLFGKYNDILYEYSELEFTIKILNSYTFILSKLRKKALTENQRVKEAYEEHVTMIELLEKRKIQEAKELNRSHLYSSKSAIIKYFNNKKKLKINNE; this is encoded by the coding sequence ATGCTAAGTGGAAGAAAAAATATAAGTGATTACATATATGAAAGTATAAAGGAAGAATTTGTCTCTGGAGGATTAGAATTTGGAGATAAGATAGTAGAGCTAGATTATTGTAAAAAATTAAATGTAAGTAGAACTCCTTTAAGAGAAGCAATAAAAAAATTAGAAATAGAAGGAATAGTTGAAAGATCCTTAAATGGCCGTATAAAAATTATGGATATGGATGAAAAAAGAATTAGAGAAATGGCCAAAATAAGAATGGCTTTAGAGGATATAATTTTAGAAAATGTAGGGAAAAGTGATAAATTAGATGAGGCAATAAAAGAATTGAAAGAGAATTTAAGATTTACCAAATTTCAAATTGCTTCTAAAAATTGGAAAGAAGCAAGAAAATTATTTGGAAAATATAATGATATTTTGTATGAATATTCAGAATTAGAATTTACTATAAAGATTTTAAATTCTTATACTTTTATTTTATCGAAACTTAGAAAAAAAGCATTAACAGAAAATCAAAGAGTTAAAGAAGCCTATGAAGAACATGTGACCATGATAGAATTATTAGAAAAAAGAAAAATTCAAGAGGCAAAGGAATTAAATAGAAGTCATTTGTATTCTTCAAAAAGTGCAATTATAAAATATTTTAATAATAAAAAAAAATTAAAGATTAATAATGAATAA
- a CDS encoding tripartite tricarboxylate transporter substrate binding protein → MGFKNVRNVLLVSAMVGLSAVSFGKMKRIDGYPKRPVEMVAPGGAGGGWDLTARTVSKVLKDEKIITVPTPVVNRPGGGGGVNLAYMQSKKGNGQMLSIYSPPLILTKLTGTSEYGYKNTTPIAGLIADYGAFVVAKDSKFTNITQVMDALKKDPKSVKVGGSSSAGSMDHIQFLLMAKAAGVKNLKEIDYVSFQESGVTQILGGHIDLFTTGLSEVKGLMASGNLIALASTADRTVNGVPSCKEQGIDATFVNWRGIFANPGVESNVVEYWTEAMKEMVKTKSWKEALVRNGWDDNFMVGEEFVSFLAKQEEDSKGILEEIGMLKN, encoded by the coding sequence ATGGGGTTTAAAAATGTAAGAAATGTATTGCTTGTTTCTGCAATGGTTGGGCTATCTGCAGTAAGTTTTGGTAAAATGAAACGTATTGACGGCTATCCTAAAAGACCAGTTGAAATGGTTGCACCAGGTGGAGCAGGTGGAGGTTGGGATTTAACAGCTAGAACAGTTTCAAAAGTTTTAAAGGATGAAAAAATAATTACAGTTCCTACACCAGTTGTAAATAGACCAGGTGGAGGTGGAGGTGTAAACTTAGCCTATATGCAATCAAAAAAAGGAAATGGACAAATGTTATCTATTTATTCACCACCTTTAATATTAACTAAATTAACAGGAACATCAGAATATGGATATAAAAATACTACACCAATAGCTGGATTAATTGCTGATTATGGAGCATTTGTAGTAGCAAAAGATTCTAAATTTACAAACATAACTCAAGTTATGGATGCTTTGAAAAAAGATCCTAAAAGTGTAAAAGTTGGAGGTTCTTCTTCTGCTGGAAGTATGGATCACATTCAATTTTTACTTATGGCTAAAGCTGCAGGAGTTAAAAATTTAAAGGAAATTGATTATGTAAGTTTCCAAGAATCAGGAGTAACTCAAATTTTAGGAGGACATATTGATTTATTTACAACTGGATTATCAGAAGTAAAAGGATTAATGGCATCAGGAAATTTAATAGCTCTAGCATCAACAGCTGACAGAACAGTTAATGGAGTACCTAGTTGTAAAGAACAAGGTATAGATGCAACTTTTGTAAACTGGAGAGGAATTTTTGCAAATCCAGGTGTTGAAAGTAATGTAGTTGAATACTGGACAGAAGCTATGAAAGAAATGGTTAAAACAAAATCATGGAAAGAAGCTTTAGTTAGAAATGGTTGGGATGACAACTTTATGGTTGGAGAAGAGTTTGTATCATTCTTAGCTAAACAAGAAGAAGATTCAAAAGGAATATTAGAAGAAATTGGAATGTTAAAAAACTAG
- a CDS encoding tripartite tricarboxylate transporter TctB family protein, translated as MTGIISIVLGVLYLFGMMQIENAAIGHPHAPIYFPAALGIGMIILGIVQLIKDKKISVTQYTTDKTIPMILKTAGIIIIYALLFVPAGYVISTMVFMFMMLYLFNGKDKMKRTIITTIVFSILVYVVFSKLLGVYLPVMPFIYI; from the coding sequence ATGACAGGAATTATTTCAATAGTTTTAGGAGTTCTTTATTTGTTTGGAATGATGCAAATAGAGAATGCTGCAATTGGGCATCCTCATGCACCAATTTATTTTCCAGCAGCTTTGGGAATAGGGATGATAATATTAGGAATAGTACAATTAATTAAGGATAAGAAGATTAGTGTAACTCAATATACAACTGATAAAACTATCCCGATGATATTAAAAACAGCAGGAATAATAATTATTTATGCTCTTTTATTTGTTCCAGCTGGTTACGTTATCTCTACAATGGTATTTATGTTTATGATGTTATACTTGTTCAATGGTAAAGATAAAATGAAAAGGACAATAATAACAACAATTGTTTTTAGTATTTTAGTATATGTTGTGTTCTCAAAATTACTAGGGGTTTATTTACCAGTAATGCCATTCATATACATTTAA